The Clostridium sp. DL-VIII DNA window AGATTAAATTCCCTCTATATGGTTGGATATTACTTAGGTGGATCCCTTGGCTCATGGATAAGTACCTCTGTATATCACTCATTTGGTGTTATTGGAATTACAATTGCAAGCTGCAGCGTACTTTTACTAGCAGGTGTTTATTATTTAATCACTAACAATCTTTTAAATAGAGACGATCGTGCTAAATCTTCAAGTGTATTTGTCTCTAAAAATCAACCAACTCATCAGTAATTTGTAAAATACTTTAAGATATAATCAAAAAAATAACAAACTCATATTCCTAAAAAATTATTTACTGCTAATAATGATAATACTGCTGTGATTATTTATCCTATGATAATTTATCATCTATTTAAAAGAATTCTTTAATTGTATAATGGATTAAAAAGAATTTACTTTCATTAATTTTGTATTGTTAAGCATATTATAGATATCTTTAATACGATAATACTATTAAATAAATCTTATTACTTAAAGGAATATGTTTAAATTAAAGGAGAAGATAAAAATGAATTTAATAACTGTAAATCAAGATAAATGTATTAAATGTGGTTTGTGCGTAAATGAGTGCCCAGAACGTGTATTAGAACTTAGTGAAAATGGACCTAAAGAAATTTGCGGTGAAGAGTGTATTTCCTGCGGTCATTGTGTGGCCATATGTCCACGGGAAGCAATTGATAATATAAAAACACCATTAGCCAATCAAACCAGCTCAAAAAAATTTCCAAAACTAAGCCCTGAAGAGGCAGAACACTTCCTTCGTTCAAGGCGTTCAATCCGCTCATATAAAGAAACTCCTGTCCCAAGAGAAAAATTAATAGATCTTGTGAATATTGCACATTTTGCTCCTAGTGGACATAATCTTCAAGGAATATCTTATACTATCATAGATGATAGAAAGATACTTGATAAAGCTGTTAAAATTGTTATTGAAGAATTTGAAAAGGTTAATGTATCGAGCGAATTTACAAAACCATACCGTGAAAAAGGAATTGATACAATTTTGCGTGGAGCATCCAGTCTTGTCCTAGCAACTGCTGATTCAAACTTTCCACGAGGAAGAGAAAATTCAATTCTTTCATTAACATATTTGGAGTTATATGCACCAACACTAGGCTTAGGCTCATGTTGGGCTGGGATGTTTGAAAGAATTGCTATGAAAGATAATTCCCCATTACTTAAATTATTTAACATCCCTGAAAATAAGAAAATCACTGGTGCTATTATGGTGGGATATCCTAAATATACTTATTCAAGATTAGTTGATAAAAATCCATTAGAGGTTACTTTTATAAATCAGTGATATTACTTTATATGTAAGTAACCACCCGCAAACAGCGGGTGGCTTTTATTATGTTCTCTAATACTCCTTTAGTAGTAAAAGACATTTATAAATTGTTATCTTTTATATAGTTATTGACTTCTGTCCAATCAGGTATAGATTCAAACCCTCCAACTCGTGTTGTAGTAATAGCTCCAACTAAATTTGCTAATTTTATAACTTCTTCTATATTCTTTTTATCATTTAATATCTGAGCAATTACTGCTCCTATAAAAGCATCTCCAGCTCCTGTTGAGTCTACCATCTTTACTTCATGTGATGGTATTATAATTCTTTTTTCATTATTTATCAGCATTGCACCTCTCCTACCTAAAGTAATAATTAAGTTTTTACACCCTAATTTATATATATAATCTGCTGCATTCTCAATATCTTTTTTTTCACTAATCAAATAAGCTTCTTCTTCGCTTAACTTTACTATATCACTATCTTTTATAAAGTCTAAACATCCTTTTATAAACTTAGGTTTATTATTTTTGAATAAATCTTCTCTGTAATTTGCATCAAAAGAAATGATTTTATTGTTATCTAATGCATATCGTTTCAATTTATAGTAACTATCTTCTAGATATCCTCCCAAAAAAGCCGTAGCACTCCCAAAATGATATAAATCAAAATCGATTAATTCGTCTTTTATTAATTCATAATTTAGAAATTCGTCGGCACCTCGTATAAACTCGAAATCTCTTTCTCCCTCCTCGGTTAGTGATACAAACGCAACAGTAGTTTTTTTATTTTTTAATTTATACATAAATTCCGAATTTATATTGTTACATATAAATTTATCCTTTAAAAAATCTCCAAACGAATCATCACCAACAGATCCTAAAAAGTATGCTTTTCCTCCTAATTTTGATATAGCGGCAGACACATTAGCTGGTGCTCCACCAGGCTTTTTTACAAACTCTTCTACTAACTTTAAATTTTTTCTTGCATTGATTGGTATAAAATCTATTAATGCTTCACCCATACAAACTACACTCTTCATAATTAATTTCCTCCCCATTATTAAAGTTCAATATTTATCTAGGAATTCTATCTCTTCTACCTTGAAACTTTCTAAAAATGCCTTCTGGAGAATCTTGATACCAATATGCAACACTGGCAATATCATCTTGACGTTCAAATAATTCCAAATCATCATTTCCTATTTGTTGAAGTTGAACTTTTATATCTTCAAAAAATATAATTGGATCTAGAATATGCCATCTATATAATCCATGTCTAGGTAGTGAATCGTCTCCAAAAGCATGAACTGCATTTAATTTTCCGGTTTCAAATCTGTCTCTTGAAGGATCCCTGTGAGACTGATATGGATACCCTAAAAATAAAGTCGAATAGTTTTTGGCAGATGGTCTTCCCATTTTATCTAGTTGATGAAATGCCCATGCTCCTCCAAAATAATCTTCTGATCCAGTAGATGATATTGTTGGATATTGCTCGTCTCCATCTATATAAAATTTAAATTCTCCCTCTCCCCACCAATATCTTTCTAATGCTGTAAGAGCTATATATGTTCCTACATAACATCCTTTACCTTTTATTTTTTCAAGTATAGTATAATCTTCCTGCAATCTAGTAATTTTTTCTCTATTCCATACTGCATGGAAATACAAAGAATCATTATCAATCTCGTCAACCAACGAATAATTTATTGTATAAAAAAAAGCTGTTATATCTTTTGGATGTTGATTTATTATAGTAACTTTAGCTCTTTTTTTAAATGGCATTCTAAAATAAGAGTTAAATCCTCCATTAGGACATACTACGATAGGAAGAGAAGCTATATCACATCTTTCACCGAATCCGTTACAAAAAAAATCTCCAATAGGCGCTTCAACTGCAGGCACTTTACATCCATCCCAATATATTCTAAGCACTACATCTCTTAATACAAATGCTCCTTTTTCAGTTCTATCTCTAATAGTCATCCACATATGCTTTATTATTCCTGGACCTTCTATATCAGCTATTACGGTTTCTTCATTCATCGGAAGCTTTATGTTAGATTTTCCCTTTCTGCCTTTTCCAAGACAGCTATCAGCCATACAAGCTCTTCCCTTTTCTCCTGTTGGATTTTCAGGAGTTATGGCTCTAGACCTCTCATTATTAAATATAGTTATGTTATCTAATAAATTCATATAATTTCACCTCTTCTATTTTAATATTATTTCAATTTCTTCATAAGGTAATAATTCTTTCTTTACTAATACAGTTTCATTATTCAAAAACTTTCCTCTTGAATAATTTAGTTTTTCACCAGTTTTACATATAGTTGGAAGTCCGCTTCCTATTATTTCTGCTTCTAAAGTAATACTGTAATTATTATTGTTGGTTACTGATATCTCTGTTGAATTATTATCTATACAATATTTTAAATGAAAGCTGCTGTATCCAAATTTAGCATTTTCCCAGTGAAAATTGCTTGAAGGTGAAAATGGTCTAAATAATAAAGTTTTAGTTGGTGCATCATAGTTAACTCCTAAAAACTGTGTTATGAAAATAGTGGAAAAAACTCCAGATCCCCATGAACACTTTCCACATTCGTTCATTCTCTCCACATTTCCTGTCTTACTATTTAACTTATACGGCCACCACCACCAAGATCCATCTAAATCTATTAATCTCTTAAGTTCAGTCATATATCCATTGTTACCGCTCATACTATCATGATTTACAGAAGCACATAAAAATGTAATATACCCTGGAAATGTAGCTCCAGATTTATTTCCCCATTTAATACCTCTGCTTAAGCAAGAATATGTTGGATTATTATCACTAGCAGAAAATTTCTCATAATTTCTTAATATTTCATCATCATATTTTTTATACCCATAATAAGGAATTAAAGTAGTATCTGATTCTTCTCCATCATGCATTAATAAATTTATATTCTCTCCATCATTTACGTCATATAAGAAATCAATTCCTTCATCCCAAAATTCCTTTTTATATTTTTCTACAGGATACTTAAGCTTGTTAATACCACTTAAAGCTCCTATTCCTTCAACATATTGCTTGCCATACACTCCACTATAGGTCATATATTTTTCAATATCTTCTTTTAACTTATCTGCATATTTATTGTATTTTTTACTTAAAGTGAATTCATTAAAAACATCCATACATATTCTAGAAAATGATTTAAGTACTTTCCACACAAATACATTAGAACCCGTATGATATTCTCCTAATGAAAAAGCATCAGATATCCATATTGACGGTAGTAGATTTATGTTATCATTAGTTTTCAAATTTAATGTTTCATCTAATATATATATAAATTTATAAAATAAATCTTTATTTCTCAAAAAGAAATCTTTATCATCTGTTGACTCGTAATACAATCCTGCCATCATAATTGAACTTAATGAATTAGTAATTGAGTGCTTTATTCCACCTTCATATTTACTTCCTTTAGGTCTTATACCATACTTTGAAAACCACAGTATCCCTTTTTTATAAAATTCAGGCTCTAAAATTGAAAATGGTAACATCGAGTAATACATATCTTTATTCCATATTCTTTTTAATACTGGATATGTTCCCCAATTTGAGCCTATTATGTGATCTTTATCATTCATACCAATAGCACATAACGATTGTATGACGGCTCTTTCATAAATCAGTTGAGTTAATTTATCTTTATCCATAATAAGGTTTCCAGTTAACCCTTTAAAATAATCATAGGTCTCATTTATCCAATGCAATGCCCCTTTTTCCCTCACTAATTTAAAATCTTCATAATTTCCTGGAAGATAAAAAACAACTGGAAGCCAAACACCATCCTTGGCTTTTATTTTATAGCTATAAGATTTCGAATATCCTTTATTATTGGCTATATCTATTGAAACATACCTTACATCTGAATATTTCTTATTATATCTTTTAGGCATTATAATCTCGACATTCATTTCTCTATCTGAAATATTTTCAAAATATAATCCATATATTATCAAACTCAACCTTTTTCCTGATTTAGATATAGGAGCAACAGACAGTACTGTTGCTCTATAATTTTTATTAATATGAACTACCCTTGGAAATAAATTATCCACAAGATCAGATTCTACATAGACATTATTTTTATTAAGTTTTATGACTTTATCTTCTACTTTTACCTCAAAATAAAAATTATTACTCTGGGTAAAATCTTTTGCAACCCATACTCCAGGAATATCGTCACAATAATAGCAGCCATGATAAAATGACAAGCTCTTAATAGTTCCAAACTCGTCAATATTTGCAATTGACTTATTATTTGAAACATCATACGAAAAACTTTCATCTGGTAGTTTTTTTGAATAATAACTTTCTTCTAAGTCACTAAAATATACTCCATCTTTTATACAAATATTAAAATATTCATTTTTATTTTTATATATAATATTTTTAATACTACTATATTGCATAATAATCTCCTGTTTAAATTAACAAATTCCTGCTAATGATAAGATTAAGCCTAAAATTATTATAAATAGTATTATTTTTATTACACTTACTTTTTTATCTAATAATTTAAAGCATCCAAATACGATTAACAATGGCACAATGCCAACAAAAATACTATCTAATATCTGTTGTACATTCATTATAGATTGACCATTCAAACTAAATTTTAAAATAGTCTTAAAGATAACCATCTGGCTTGTCATTGCCCCTACCATTATAATTCCAACAATGCTTGCAGCTTTTGAAAGAATATTTAACAAACCGCCTTTATATAATTGTTCTATATATTTAGCTCCTAAAGAATATCCAATAAACGCTCCATAATATCTCATTAAATAATTTGGTATATTAAATGCTAATAAAAATATAATTGGCGCTAATATATTTCCGGAATTAGCCAGTCCAATTGCTAATCCAGCAGTTACAACTCTCCATACTCCCCAAAACAATGAATCCCCTATTCCTGCTAGAGGTCCCATTAAACTTAACTTAATTGAATTTATAGAACTTTCTTCAAAATCACCCTTTTCACTGTTCTCTTTTTCCATTGATCCAGCTATCCCCATAACAAAGGAACTCATCGGTATAGTTGTACTAAAATAAGTTGTATGTCGTTCTAAAGCTTTACGCCTTTTTTCTTCATCATCTTTATAAAACTCGTTAATAAATGGCATCATTGAGTAGCAAAATCCTGCTCCCCCCATAGTTACAGGGTTAACTGAAGTATACATAGTTCCTGATCTCCAAAACATTTTCCTTATAAGCTTTTTTTCTTCTTTTGACAAATTTTTAGTCAATTTCATCTATACTCCTCCTTTTTATCTAATTAAAAAATTCTTCCTCTTCATCTATTACTTCCGTATTATGACCAACATTACTTATTGCTAACTTACTTTTATTCACTTGCATATCTCTTTGTGCATTTACAAGTGCTATTATTGCAGCAATAACAGCAACTGCTATTAATGGTAATTTTAAATACGCTATACAGACTACTCCTACAAAGAAAAATATTCCAACCTCTTTTGACCATAACATTTTAAGCAACATTGCCATTCCTACTGCTGGTAATAAATTTCCTGCTACTGATAATCCGTTCATTATTACTCCTGGTATGTTTTTCAAAATGCTTTCTACTACAGCAGATCCAAATAACATTGCAGAAAATGGTATTAATGCATATAGCCCATAATGTAGAAACCATAATCCATAATGTAATCTTGTTATTTCTTTATCCTTTCCTTCTTTAGCAAGTTGTACAAATTTTGGTGCAAT harbors:
- a CDS encoding nitroreductase family protein — its product is MNLITVNQDKCIKCGLCVNECPERVLELSENGPKEICGEECISCGHCVAICPREAIDNIKTPLANQTSSKKFPKLSPEEAEHFLRSRRSIRSYKETPVPREKLIDLVNIAHFAPSGHNLQGISYTIIDDRKILDKAVKIVIEEFEKVNVSSEFTKPYREKGIDTILRGASSLVLATADSNFPRGRENSILSLTYLELYAPTLGLGSCWAGMFERIAMKDNSPLLKLFNIPENKKITGAIMVGYPKYTYSRLVDKNPLEVTFINQ
- a CDS encoding carbohydrate kinase → MKSVVCMGEALIDFIPINARKNLKLVEEFVKKPGGAPANVSAAISKLGGKAYFLGSVGDDSFGDFLKDKFICNNINSEFMYKLKNKKTTVAFVSLTEEGERDFEFIRGADEFLNYELIKDELIDFDLYHFGSATAFLGGYLEDSYYKLKRYALDNNKIISFDANYREDLFKNNKPKFIKGCLDFIKDSDIVKLSEEEAYLISEKKDIENAADYIYKLGCKNLIITLGRRGAMLINNEKRIIIPSHEVKMVDSTGAGDAFIGAVIAQILNDKKNIEEVIKLANLVGAITTTRVGGFESIPDWTEVNNYIKDNNL
- a CDS encoding glycoside hydrolase family 172 protein — its product is MNLLDNITIFNNERSRAITPENPTGEKGRACMADSCLGKGRKGKSNIKLPMNEETVIADIEGPGIIKHMWMTIRDRTEKGAFVLRDVVLRIYWDGCKVPAVEAPIGDFFCNGFGERCDIASLPIVVCPNGGFNSYFRMPFKKRAKVTIINQHPKDITAFFYTINYSLVDEIDNDSLYFHAVWNREKITRLQEDYTILEKIKGKGCYVGTYIALTALERYWWGEGEFKFYIDGDEQYPTISSTGSEDYFGGAWAFHQLDKMGRPSAKNYSTLFLGYPYQSHRDPSRDRFETGKLNAVHAFGDDSLPRHGLYRWHILDPIIFFEDIKVQLQQIGNDDLELFERQDDIASVAYWYQDSPEGIFRKFQGRRDRIPR
- a CDS encoding PTS system mannose/fructose/sorbose family transporter subunit IID, translated to MKLTKNLSKEEKKLIRKMFWRSGTMYTSVNPVTMGGAGFCYSMMPFINEFYKDDEEKRRKALERHTTYFSTTIPMSSFVMGIAGSMEKENSEKGDFEESSINSIKLSLMGPLAGIGDSLFWGVWRVVTAGLAIGLANSGNILAPIIFLLAFNIPNYLMRYYGAFIGYSLGAKYIEQLYKGGLLNILSKAASIVGIIMVGAMTSQMVIFKTILKFSLNGQSIMNVQQILDSIFVGIVPLLIVFGCFKLLDKKVSVIKIILFIIILGLILSLAGIC
- a CDS encoding PTS sugar transporter subunit IIC; the protein is MYEAFVVALSVFVGVAGHELLGMAMLSRPIVVAPLVGLLLGDFQTGLIIGASLETIFMGVVNVGISSSAEPSLAAGLAAAFAIKMGSNADAAIPLAYPIAILGLQLMNMIFSFVCGPIAPKFVQLAKEGKDKEITRLHYGLWFLHYGLYALIPFSAMLFGSAVVESILKNIPGVIMNGLSVAGNLLPAVGMAMLLKMLWSKEVGIFFFVGVVCIAYLKLPLIAVAVIAAIIALVNAQRDMQVNKSKLAISNVGHNTEVIDEEEEFFN